Proteins from a single region of Pseudomonas sp. 10S4:
- a CDS encoding acyltransferase, whose translation MRRLLTGCFVTLLLLLNTLVLFGPLMVFALLKLVLPGRYRDYASWSVMWIAETWAEIDKLIFRLCIPTQWDIRGGDDLRGDTSYLVISNHQSWVDIPALIQTLNRRTPFFKFFLKRELIWVPFLGLAWWALDYPFMKRYTKAFLAKNPELAGKDLEITKAACELYKRQPVTVVNYLEGTRFTAAKSAQQQSPFRHLLKPKAGGVAFVLAAMGEQLDAILDVTMVYPQQRIPGFWDLISGNVPKVIIDIQTRELDPALWQGDYENDPVFRETIQNWVNQLWIEKDQRIDALRAESR comes from the coding sequence ATGCGCCGCCTGCTCACCGGCTGTTTCGTTACCCTGCTGCTGTTACTCAACACCCTGGTCCTGTTCGGCCCGCTGATGGTGTTTGCCCTGCTCAAACTGGTCCTGCCCGGCCGTTATCGCGACTACGCCTCATGGTCGGTGATGTGGATCGCCGAAACCTGGGCCGAAATCGACAAGCTGATCTTCCGGCTGTGCATCCCAACCCAATGGGACATTCGCGGTGGCGATGACCTGCGTGGCGATACGTCTTATCTGGTGATCAGCAACCACCAATCCTGGGTCGACATCCCAGCGCTGATCCAGACCCTGAACCGGCGCACGCCGTTCTTCAAATTCTTCCTCAAGAGAGAATTGATCTGGGTGCCGTTCCTGGGCCTGGCCTGGTGGGCGCTGGATTATCCGTTCATGAAGCGTTACACCAAGGCGTTTCTGGCGAAGAACCCTGAACTGGCCGGCAAGGATCTGGAGATCACCAAAGCCGCGTGCGAGCTGTACAAACGCCAGCCGGTAACGGTGGTGAATTATCTGGAAGGCACACGGTTTACCGCGGCAAAAAGCGCTCAGCAGCAATCACCGTTCAGGCACCTGCTCAAGCCGAAGGCCGGCGGTGTGGCGTTTGTACTGGCGGCGATGGGCGAACAGCTGGACGCCATTCTGGATGTGACGATGGTGTATCCGCAGCAACGGATTCCGGGGTTTTGGGATTTGATCAGCGGCAATGTGCCGAAGGTCATCATCGATATCCAGACCCGCGAACTGGACCCGGCGTTGTGGCAGGGGGATTACGAAAACGATCCGGTGTTTCGCGAAACGATCCAGAACTGGGTCAACCAGCTCTGGATCGAAAAGGATCAGCGCATCGACGCGTTGCGCGCCGAGAGCCGCTGA
- the purU gene encoding formyltetrahydrofolate deformylase yields MSRAPDTWILTADCPSVLGTVDAVTRFLFEQGCYVTEHHSFDDRLSGRFFIRVEFRQPDGFDELAFRAGLAERGQAFGMIFELTAPNYRPKVVIMVSKADHCLNDLLYRQRIGQLSMDVAAVVSNHPDLKPLADWHQIPYYHFPLDPNDKPSQERQVWQVIEESGAELVILARYMQVLSPELCRKLDGKAINIHHSLLPGFKGAKPYHQAYNKGVKLVGATAHYINNDLDEGPIIAQGVEAVDHSHYPEDLIAKGRDIEGLTLARAVGYHIERRVFLNANRTVVL; encoded by the coding sequence ATGAGCCGCGCCCCAGACACATGGATTCTGACCGCCGACTGCCCAAGCGTCCTCGGCACCGTGGATGCGGTGACCCGCTTTCTGTTCGAGCAGGGCTGCTACGTCACCGAGCATCATTCCTTCGATGACCGACTCTCGGGCCGTTTCTTCATTCGCGTGGAATTCCGCCAGCCCGACGGCTTCGACGAACTCGCCTTCCGCGCCGGCCTGGCAGAGCGTGGCCAGGCCTTCGGCATGATCTTCGAACTCACCGCGCCGAACTATCGGCCAAAAGTGGTGATCATGGTCTCCAAGGCCGATCACTGCCTCAACGATTTGCTCTACCGCCAGCGCATCGGTCAATTGTCGATGGACGTGGCCGCCGTGGTCTCCAACCACCCGGACCTCAAACCGTTGGCCGACTGGCACCAGATTCCGTACTACCACTTCCCGCTCGACCCGAACGACAAACCGTCGCAAGAGCGTCAGGTGTGGCAGGTGATCGAAGAGTCCGGCGCCGAACTGGTGATCCTTGCCCGTTACATGCAGGTCCTGTCGCCGGAACTGTGCCGCAAACTCGACGGCAAGGCGATCAACATTCACCACTCCCTGCTGCCGGGTTTCAAGGGCGCCAAGCCGTATCACCAGGCCTACAACAAAGGCGTGAAACTGGTCGGCGCGACGGCGCACTACATCAACAACGACCTGGACGAAGGCCCGATCATCGCCCAAGGCGTGGAAGCGGTGGACCACAGCCATTACCCGGAAGATTTGATCGCCAAGGGGCGGGATATCGAAGGCCTGACCCTGGCCCGAGCGGTTGGTTATCACATTGAACGACGAGTGTTTTTGAACGCCAATCGCACGGTCGTTCTTTAG
- a CDS encoding sigma-70 family RNA polymerase sigma factor, producing MNGTTARRELTSACNRHRSQPTTAISIARRTVISIADTDQLRQLLAQCSLGDRRAFETLYRSVGPRLHGVALRFMGRHDLAEEVLQESFVRIWNNASRYESHLSAPLTWMINITRNQAIDQLRKHRDRPLTDLEEQALEDESPSAHELLNRAREAKALNQCLESLEGMQRQSITVAYFQGLSCAELAEHLAAPLGSVKSWIRRGMERLRRCLES from the coding sequence GTGAATGGAACAACTGCGCGCCGTGAACTAACCTCTGCCTGCAACCGGCACCGCTCGCAGCCAACCACCGCTATCTCGATTGCCCGGAGAACCGTTATTTCCATCGCCGACACCGATCAGCTCAGGCAGCTTCTGGCCCAGTGTTCATTGGGTGACCGCCGCGCGTTCGAGACGCTTTACCGCAGCGTCGGCCCGCGCTTGCACGGTGTCGCCCTGCGTTTCATGGGTCGGCATGACCTGGCCGAAGAGGTGCTGCAGGAAAGCTTCGTACGGATCTGGAACAACGCCTCGCGCTATGAATCGCACCTGTCGGCACCGCTGACCTGGATGATCAACATCACCCGCAATCAAGCCATCGACCAATTGCGCAAACACCGCGACCGGCCGCTGACCGATCTTGAAGAACAGGCCCTGGAGGATGAAAGCCCTTCGGCCCATGAATTGTTAAACCGCGCCCGCGAAGCCAAGGCCCTGAACCAGTGCCTGGAAAGCCTCGAAGGCATGCAGCGCCAATCGATCACCGTCGCCTATTTTCAGGGGCTGTCCTGCGCTGAACTGGCCGAACACCTGGCCGCGCCGCTGGGCTCGGTCAAATCCTGGATCCGCCGCGGTATGGAGCGCCTGCGCAGGTGCCTGGAATCATGA
- the gbcB gene encoding glycine-betaine demethylase subunit GbcB: MSNSFLNPVTTQTWANGRHIVRCVKVIQETWDVRTFCFMADQPILFFFKPGQFVTLELEIDGVPIMRSYTISSSPSVPYSFSVTIKRVPGGKVSNWLHDTLHEGQELAVHGPVGLFNAMDFTAPKVLYLSGGVGITPVMSMARWFYDTNGNVDMVFIHSARSPKDIIYHRELEHMASRIDNFSLHLICEKHGLGEPWAGYRGYLNHKMLELMAPDFLEREVFCCGPTPYMNAVKRMLEAVGFDMSRYHEESFGATPPEARADAVEQAEIAADAPDIDVADLHQVEFTASGKSIRVAPGETVHAAAAKLGLLIPKACGMGICGTCKVMKLGGEVEMDHNGGITEEDEAEGFILSCCSVPKGDVRIEF, encoded by the coding sequence ATGTCCAACAGCTTCCTGAATCCGGTAACCACCCAGACCTGGGCCAATGGTCGACACATCGTCCGTTGCGTCAAAGTCATCCAGGAAACCTGGGACGTGCGCACCTTCTGTTTTATGGCCGATCAGCCAATCCTGTTCTTCTTCAAGCCGGGGCAGTTTGTCACCCTGGAGTTGGAAATCGACGGCGTGCCGATCATGCGCTCCTACACCATTTCCAGCTCACCGTCGGTGCCGTACAGCTTTTCGGTGACGATCAAGCGTGTGCCGGGGGGCAAGGTCTCCAACTGGCTGCACGACACCTTGCATGAAGGCCAGGAGCTGGCGGTGCACGGGCCGGTCGGGCTGTTCAACGCCATGGACTTCACCGCGCCGAAGGTTTTGTACCTCAGCGGCGGCGTTGGTATTACGCCAGTCATGTCGATGGCGCGCTGGTTCTACGACACCAACGGCAACGTCGACATGGTGTTTATCCACAGCGCCCGCTCACCGAAAGACATCATCTACCACCGCGAGCTGGAACACATGGCGTCGCGGATCGACAACTTCAGCCTGCACCTGATCTGCGAGAAGCATGGTCTGGGCGAACCGTGGGCCGGTTATCGCGGTTACCTGAACCACAAGATGCTGGAGCTGATGGCGCCGGACTTCCTGGAACGCGAAGTTTTCTGCTGCGGCCCGACGCCGTACATGAACGCGGTCAAGCGCATGCTCGAAGCGGTCGGCTTCGACATGAGCCGTTATCACGAGGAATCCTTCGGTGCGACGCCACCGGAAGCCCGTGCCGATGCGGTGGAACAAGCCGAAATCGCCGCCGACGCACCAGACATCGACGTGGCGGACCTGCATCAAGTGGAATTCACTGCATCCGGCAAGAGCATTCGCGTGGCGCCGGGTGAGACGGTGCATGCGGCGGCGGCCAAGCTTGGTCTGCTGATTCCGAAGGCGTGCGGGATGGGGATTTGCGGCACGTGCAAGGTGATGAAGCTGGGCGGCGAGGTCGAAATGGATCACAACGGCGGGATTACCGAGGAAGACGAGGCCGAAGGGTTTATTTTGTCGTGCTGCAGCGTGCCGAAGGGCGATGTGCGGATTGAGTTCTAA
- a CDS encoding SDR family oxidoreductase, with product MSLQGKTLFITGASRGIGREIALRAARDGANIVIAAKSAEPHPKLPGTIFSVAKEVEAAGGKALALQVDVRDEVAVREALARANEHFGGIDALINNAGAIKLTGVQHVELKRFDLMHQINTRAVLLCSQAALPYLKKSSGHILSISPPLNLASKWFAQYSPYTVTKYGMSMLTLGMSEEFASYGISVNSLWPQTMIATAAIEFQLGSRESFKHARTPAIMADAAYAILSSSGRSITGRLLIDEEILGENGVTDFEGYRFEPGSTDKLMPDLFVD from the coding sequence ATGTCCTTACAAGGCAAAACCCTGTTCATCACCGGCGCCAGCCGGGGCATTGGTCGCGAGATCGCACTGAGGGCCGCGCGGGATGGGGCCAATATTGTGATTGCCGCCAAGAGCGCCGAGCCGCATCCCAAGTTGCCGGGCACGATTTTCAGCGTGGCCAAGGAAGTCGAGGCGGCGGGTGGCAAGGCGTTGGCGTTACAGGTGGATGTGCGCGATGAAGTGGCGGTGCGTGAGGCGCTGGCCCGGGCCAATGAGCATTTCGGCGGGATTGATGCACTGATCAACAATGCCGGGGCGATCAAGTTGACGGGTGTTCAGCACGTCGAGCTTAAGCGCTTCGACCTGATGCATCAGATCAACACCCGCGCGGTATTGCTCTGCAGCCAGGCTGCCCTGCCCTATCTGAAGAAAAGCAGCGGACACATTCTCAGCATTTCCCCACCGTTGAACCTGGCGAGCAAATGGTTCGCGCAATACAGCCCTTACACCGTGACCAAGTACGGCATGAGCATGCTGACCCTGGGCATGAGTGAGGAATTCGCCAGTTACGGCATCAGCGTCAACTCGCTGTGGCCGCAGACCATGATCGCCACCGCTGCCATCGAATTTCAGCTCGGTTCGCGGGAATCCTTCAAACACGCACGAACGCCGGCGATCATGGCGGATGCTGCTTACGCGATTCTGAGCAGCAGCGGTCGCAGCATTACCGGGCGGTTGCTGATCGATGAAGAGATTCTCGGAGAAAATGGGGTGACGGATTTTGAAGGCTATCGGTTTGAACCGGGCTCAACCGACAAACTGATGCCGGACCTGTTTGTCGACTGA
- a CDS encoding sarcosine oxidase subunit delta, whose amino-acid sequence MLHIFCPHCGELRSEEEFHASGQAHIPRPLDPTTCTDEEWGDYMFFRDNPRGLHHELWIHAAGCRQYFNATRDTVTYEILETYKIGTKPQFTDKTDSPKAAATALGEKV is encoded by the coding sequence ATGTTGCATATCTTCTGTCCTCACTGCGGCGAACTGCGCTCCGAAGAGGAATTCCACGCATCCGGTCAGGCGCACATCCCGCGTCCACTGGATCCGACTACCTGCACCGACGAGGAGTGGGGCGACTACATGTTCTTCCGCGATAACCCTCGCGGTCTGCACCACGAACTGTGGATTCACGCCGCCGGTTGCCGTCAGTACTTCAACGCGACCCGCGACACCGTGACCTACGAGATTCTCGAAACCTACAAGATCGGCACCAAGCCACAATTCACCGACAAGACCGACAGCCCGAAAGCGGCCGCCACGGCTCTGGGAGAGAAGGTATGA
- the glyA gene encoding serine hydroxymethyltransferase, whose amino-acid sequence MFSKQDQIKGYDDALLAAMNAEEQRQEDHIELIASENYTSKRVMEAQGSGLTNKYAEGYPGKRYYGGCEHVDKVEALAIERAKQLFGADYANVQPHSGSQANAAVYLALLNAGDTVLGMSLAHGGHLTHGAKVSFSGKLYNAVQYGIDTNTGLIDYDEVERLAVEHKPKMIIAGFSAYSKTLDFPRFRQIADKVGAYFFVDMAHVAGLVAAGLYPNPLPYADVVTTTTHKTLRGPRGGLILAKANEELEKKFNSAVFPGGQGGPLMHVIAGKAVCFKEALEPGFKAYQQQVIDNAQAMAGVFIKRGYDVVSGGTDNHLFLVSLIRQGLTGKEADAALGRAHITVNKNAVPNDPQSPFVTSGLRIGTPAVTTRGFKVTQCVTLAGWICDILDNLGDADVEANVAQQVAALCADFPVYR is encoded by the coding sequence ATGTTCAGCAAGCAAGACCAGATCAAGGGCTACGACGATGCACTGCTGGCGGCGATGAATGCCGAGGAGCAACGCCAGGAAGATCACATCGAACTGATCGCGTCAGAGAACTACACCAGCAAACGCGTCATGGAAGCGCAAGGCAGTGGCCTGACCAACAAATACGCCGAAGGTTATCCGGGCAAGCGCTACTACGGTGGCTGCGAGCACGTCGACAAGGTTGAAGCCCTGGCCATCGAGCGCGCCAAGCAACTGTTCGGCGCCGATTACGCCAACGTCCAGCCGCACTCCGGCAGCCAGGCGAACGCCGCGGTTTATCTGGCCCTGTTGAACGCAGGCGACACCGTGCTGGGCATGAGCCTGGCCCACGGCGGTCACCTGACCCACGGCGCCAAAGTCAGTTTCTCCGGCAAGCTCTATAACGCCGTTCAGTACGGCATCGACACCAACACCGGCCTGATCGACTACGACGAAGTCGAGCGCCTGGCGGTCGAGCACAAGCCGAAAATGATCATCGCCGGGTTCTCGGCCTATTCGAAGACTCTGGACTTCCCGCGCTTCCGTCAGATCGCTGACAAGGTTGGCGCGTACTTCTTCGTCGACATGGCTCACGTCGCCGGTCTGGTCGCTGCCGGCCTGTACCCGAACCCGCTGCCGTACGCCGATGTGGTCACCACCACCACCCACAAAACCCTGCGCGGTCCACGTGGTGGCCTGATCCTGGCCAAGGCCAACGAAGAACTGGAAAAGAAATTCAACTCCGCCGTGTTCCCCGGTGGTCAGGGCGGCCCGCTGATGCACGTGATCGCCGGTAAGGCGGTGTGCTTCAAGGAAGCTTTGGAGCCTGGTTTCAAGGCTTACCAACAACAAGTGATCGACAACGCCCAGGCCATGGCCGGCGTGTTTATCAAACGCGGCTACGATGTAGTGTCCGGCGGCACTGACAACCACCTGTTCCTGGTCAGCCTGATTCGTCAGGGCCTCACCGGTAAAGAAGCGGACGCTGCCCTCGGTCGCGCCCACATCACCGTGAACAAGAACGCTGTGCCGAACGATCCACAGTCGCCGTTCGTGACCTCGGGCCTGCGCATTGGCACCCCGGCGGTGACCACTCGCGGCTTCAAGGTTACCCAGTGCGTGACGCTGGCCGGCTGGATCTGCGACATCCTCGACAACCTCGGCGATGCCGATGTCGAGGCGAATGTCGCGCAGCAAGTGGCAGCCCTGTGCGCGGACTTCCCGGTTTATCGCTGA
- a CDS encoding low specificity L-threonine aldolase, whose product MTDKSQQFASDNYSGICPEAWAAMEQANHGHQRAYGDDEWTARASDDFRKLFETDCEVFFAFNGTAANSLALSSLCQSYHSVICSETAHVETDECGAPEFFSNGSKLLVARTENGKLTPESIREVALKRQDIHYPKPRVVTLTQATEVGSVYTPEEIRAISATCKELGLNLHMDGARFSNACAFLGCSPADLTWKAGVDVLCFGGTKNGMAVGEAILFFNHKLAEDFDYRCKQAGQLASKMRFLSAPWVGILENDAWLKYAKHANHCAQLLAELVSDIPGVELMFPVQANGVFLQLSEPAIAALTAKGWRFYTFIGNGGARFMCSWDTEEERVRELAADIREVMSR is encoded by the coding sequence ATGACCGATAAGAGCCAACAATTTGCCAGCGACAACTATTCCGGTATCTGCCCTGAAGCCTGGGCGGCCATGGAACAGGCCAACCACGGCCACCAACGCGCTTACGGCGACGACGAGTGGACCGCCCGCGCATCCGACGATTTCCGCAAACTGTTTGAAACCGACTGCGAAGTGTTCTTCGCCTTCAACGGCACCGCAGCCAACTCGCTGGCCCTGTCGTCGCTGTGCCAGAGTTACCACAGCGTGATCTGCTCGGAAACCGCCCACGTCGAAACCGACGAATGCGGCGCGCCGGAATTCTTTTCCAACGGTTCCAAACTGCTGGTCGCACGCACCGAAAACGGCAAGCTGACCCCGGAATCGATCCGCGAAGTCGCGCTCAAGCGCCAGGACATTCACTACCCCAAACCCCGCGTCGTGACCCTGACCCAAGCCACTGAAGTCGGCAGCGTCTACACCCCGGAAGAAATCCGCGCCATCAGCGCCACCTGCAAAGAGCTCGGCCTGAACCTGCACATGGACGGCGCACGATTCTCCAACGCCTGCGCATTCCTCGGCTGCTCCCCGGCCGACCTGACCTGGAAGGCCGGCGTCGACGTACTGTGCTTCGGCGGCACGAAAAACGGCATGGCGGTGGGAGAGGCGATTCTGTTCTTCAACCACAAACTGGCTGAAGACTTCGACTACCGCTGCAAACAGGCCGGGCAACTGGCTTCGAAAATGCGCTTCCTGTCCGCCCCGTGGGTCGGCATCCTGGAAAACGACGCCTGGCTCAAATACGCCAAACACGCCAACCATTGCGCGCAACTGCTGGCGGAACTGGTCAGCGACATCCCAGGCGTGGAACTGATGTTCCCGGTACAAGCCAACGGCGTGTTCTTGCAACTCTCGGAGCCGGCCATCGCCGCACTGACCGCCAAGGGCTGGCGCTTCTACACCTTCATCGGCAACGGCGGCGCACGCTTCATGTGCTCGTGGGACACCGAAGAAGAGCGCGTGCGGGAATTGGCGGCGGATATCCGCGAAGTCATGTCCCGCTAA
- a CDS encoding TraX family protein, with amino-acid sequence MHMTQRDGALDLLKWLALLSMVLDHLRYVGYSLDFLYVPGRLAFPWFCLAMAANLARMRAVTTDGQWRYLGWLMLFSAISEIPYRLFIPDPDTLNVLPTLALGLLVARGWQSPTLQSRLLAVACVLLAVLFPERLMFGFFGVLLPLTMLLVIRRPWYFSLLPGLVCLAANQWQVLYEAAQLGNSVAIFGIAACLIAPLAGVLLLRHAGRLKPPPMRRWAYVLYPAHFLALLALRQLIA; translated from the coding sequence ATGCACATGACGCAACGGGACGGCGCGCTGGATCTGCTCAAGTGGCTGGCGCTGCTGAGCATGGTGCTCGATCACCTGCGATATGTCGGTTACTCCCTCGATTTTCTGTATGTGCCGGGCAGGTTGGCGTTTCCCTGGTTCTGTCTGGCGATGGCGGCGAATCTGGCGCGCATGCGTGCGGTAACGACTGACGGTCAGTGGCGCTATCTGGGTTGGTTGATGCTGTTTAGTGCGATTAGTGAAATTCCCTATCGGTTGTTCATTCCTGATCCCGACACGTTGAACGTGCTGCCGACGTTGGCGCTGGGCCTGTTGGTGGCGCGGGGCTGGCAAAGTCCGACGCTTCAATCGCGACTGCTGGCGGTCGCTTGCGTGTTGCTCGCGGTGCTGTTCCCGGAGCGACTGATGTTCGGTTTCTTCGGCGTGCTGTTGCCGTTGACGATGCTGCTGGTGATCCGCCGGCCGTGGTATTTCAGCCTGTTGCCGGGGTTGGTGTGTCTGGCGGCGAATCAGTGGCAGGTGCTATATGAGGCGGCGCAGTTGGGCAACAGTGTGGCGATCTTCGGGATCGCCGCTTGTCTGATCGCGCCACTGGCCGGCGTACTTCTGTTGCGTCACGCCGGGCGCCTCAAGCCGCCGCCGATGCGCCGCTGGGCGTATGTGCTCTACCCCGCGCATTTCCTCGCACTGTTGGCCTTGCGCCAACTCATCGCCTGA
- a CDS encoding ATP-dependent zinc protease — MKSLLALLTLVALPVMAAEPTLYGRYEYIALPEIGGEVLKAKMDTGALTASLSAKDIETFTRDGEDWVRFRLGTKDASNKVYEHKIARISKIKTRAEEDEDDKDVSAPTKRPVVDLELCLGNVKRTVEVNLTDRSSFNYPLLIGAKALREFGAAVNPARRFTADKPDC; from the coding sequence GTGAAATCCCTCCTTGCACTGCTGACCCTCGTGGCCCTGCCGGTCATGGCCGCCGAGCCGACCCTGTACGGGCGTTACGAATACATCGCGCTGCCGGAAATCGGCGGTGAAGTCCTCAAGGCCAAGATGGACACCGGCGCCCTGACCGCGTCGCTGTCGGCCAAGGACATCGAAACCTTCACCCGTGATGGCGAAGACTGGGTGCGCTTCCGTCTCGGCACCAAGGACGCGAGCAACAAGGTCTACGAGCACAAGATCGCGCGGATCAGCAAGATCAAGACCCGCGCCGAAGAAGACGAAGACGACAAGGACGTGAGCGCCCCGACCAAGCGTCCGGTGGTTGATCTGGAATTGTGCCTGGGCAACGTCAAACGCACGGTCGAGGTTAATCTCACCGACCGCAGCAGCTTCAACTATCCGTTGCTGATCGGCGCCAAGGCCTTGCGCGAGTTTGGCGCTGCGGTGAACCCGGCACGTCGCTTTACCGCGGATAAACCTGACTGCTGA
- a CDS encoding anti-sigma factor domain-containing protein, with product MNYQTPTLRRALAADYAIGLMPAAARRRFEQLLLEDAALRAELANWQDSLTSLTEALPEQPVPDRVWQGITARIDPQELHVPEKRSFWNWMRVTVAVCSLAVIMFLSVLYNRDEARYSATLLTADAQPALKVQAHENYLQVEPLTLAAVDPGRSLELWAIPANGKPISLGVIPAGGKGKVELSEAQKALIGKPIALAVSLEPKGGSPTGQPTGPVLYQGALAAL from the coding sequence ATGAACTATCAAACCCCGACCTTGCGCCGCGCCCTTGCCGCCGATTACGCCATCGGCTTGATGCCTGCTGCGGCTCGCCGGCGTTTTGAACAGTTGTTGCTGGAGGACGCCGCTCTGCGTGCGGAACTGGCGAACTGGCAGGACAGCCTCACCAGCCTGACCGAAGCATTACCTGAACAACCGGTGCCGGATCGCGTGTGGCAAGGCATCACCGCACGCATCGATCCGCAAGAACTGCACGTGCCAGAGAAGCGTTCGTTCTGGAACTGGATGCGGGTCACGGTCGCGGTGTGTTCACTGGCGGTGATTATGTTCCTGAGCGTGCTTTATAACCGTGATGAAGCACGTTACAGCGCGACCCTGCTGACGGCCGATGCGCAACCGGCGCTCAAGGTACAAGCGCACGAGAATTACCTGCAAGTTGAGCCGTTGACGTTGGCGGCAGTTGATCCGGGACGCAGCCTGGAACTGTGGGCGATACCGGCGAACGGCAAGCCGATTTCCCTGGGGGTGATTCCGGCGGGCGGCAAGGGCAAGGTTGAGCTGAGCGAGGCGCAGAAGGCGCTGATCGGCAAGCCGATTGCGTTGGCGGTGAGCCTGGAGCCGAAGGGTGGTTCGCCGACCGGGCAACCGACGGGGCCGGTGTTGTATCAGGGGGCGTTGGCGGCACTCTGA
- a CDS encoding fasciclin domain-containing protein — translation MKRTSIKTPLIASLLTLALGGGFALNSVQAASMSHDSVMVGGQAMMPSKDIIDNAVNSADHTTLVAAVKAAGLVDTLKGKGPFTVFAPVNSAFTALPAGTVDTLLKPANKATLTHILTYHVVAGKLDMMTLAEKIKAGGGTAELTTVAGGKLWAMMNGPHNIVIKDEKGDVADITTYDVNQSNGVIQVIDKVLMPKG, via the coding sequence ATGAAACGCACTTCGATCAAAACCCCGTTGATTGCCAGCCTGCTGACCCTGGCCCTTGGCGGCGGATTCGCCCTGAACAGCGTGCAAGCGGCGAGCATGAGTCATGACAGCGTAATGGTTGGCGGCCAAGCCATGATGCCTAGCAAAGACATCATCGATAACGCCGTGAATTCCGCCGACCACACCACCCTGGTGGCCGCAGTCAAAGCCGCCGGCCTGGTCGACACCCTCAAAGGCAAAGGCCCGTTCACCGTGTTCGCCCCGGTCAACTCAGCGTTTACCGCCCTGCCCGCCGGCACTGTCGATACCCTGCTCAAACCAGCCAACAAAGCGACCCTGACCCACATCCTCACCTATCACGTGGTCGCCGGTAAGCTCGACATGATGACCCTGGCCGAGAAGATCAAGGCCGGCGGCGGCACCGCCGAACTCACCACCGTCGCCGGCGGCAAGCTGTGGGCGATGATGAATGGCCCGCACAACATCGTGATCAAGGATGAAAAAGGCGACGTCGCCGACATCACCACCTATGACGTGAACCAGTCCAACGGGGTAATTCAGGTCATCGACAAAGTGCTGATGCCCAAAGGTTGA
- a CDS encoding DUF2780 domain-containing protein, with amino-acid sequence MKISRGFALASLMTLAASPVFAAFSLDDVTKAASSMQGGDAATNAAPTSQTAGLLGALTSQLNVTPQQAVGGTGAMLGLAKNQLSSTDYSQLAKDVPGLDKLSGGGQMGALAGMLGSSGKSAGLENALGNVKSTSDMNSAFGALGMDSGMVGKFAPVILQYLGGQGVGGPLLKSLGGIWGAGS; translated from the coding sequence ATGAAGATTTCACGCGGTTTTGCACTGGCTTCGCTCATGACCCTGGCCGCCAGCCCGGTCTTCGCAGCATTCAGCCTGGACGATGTGACCAAAGCGGCTTCGAGCATGCAGGGCGGCGATGCGGCCACTAATGCCGCGCCGACCTCGCAAACAGCGGGCCTGCTCGGTGCGCTGACTTCGCAACTGAACGTCACCCCGCAACAAGCCGTCGGCGGCACCGGGGCAATGCTGGGGCTGGCGAAGAATCAACTGAGCTCCACCGATTACTCGCAACTGGCCAAAGACGTGCCGGGGTTGGACAAACTGTCCGGCGGCGGTCAGATGGGGGCGTTGGCCGGGATGCTCGGTTCGTCCGGTAAATCGGCCGGTCTGGAAAATGCCTTGGGCAATGTAAAAAGCACCAGCGACATGAACAGCGCGTTTGGCGCCCTGGGCATGGACAGCGGGATGGTCGGCAAATTTGCCCCGGTGATCCTCCAGTACCTCGGTGGCCAAGGCGTTGGCGGTCCACTGCTGAAAAGCCTGGGCGGGATCTGGGGCGCTGGCAGCTGA